Below is a window of Thermodesulfomicrobium sp. WS DNA.
GAAGGCTCCAAAGGCAACTATACGGCTACGGTACGGGTGCGCCCGCGCCACACGGCCCCCAATAGTGTGGACTTGAGCGCCGTGGCCAAGGGGCTGTCCGGCGAGGTCGTGAGTGAATTTGAATTCGGCCTGGCCCGCCGCAAGGGCCTGTATCTGGACGTACCCTTTGCGTTCCCGCAGCGGTACGTGGTGGACAAGGCGTGTCTGACGGATGCGGACAAGAGCGCGTTGTCGGCGTGTCCGCATGTCAACTTGACGGAAGAGGAGCGCCTCATCCCGCTCCAGGTGGGCGCCATTGTGGTGGCCACAGGTTGGCAGCCCTATGATGTCACCCGTCTCACCAATCTCGGTGCCGGAACGGTGAAGAACTGCATTTCCAACATGCAGATGGAGCGTCTGGCGTCCCCCTACGGGCCGACCCAGGGCAAGATTCTGCGTCCCTCGGATGGGCGTGCGCCGAAGAAGGTCGCGTTCGTGCAGTGCGCAGGCTCCCGGGATGAAAATCATCTGTCGTTCTGCTCGTACATCTGCTGCATGGCATCGCTCAAGCAGGCGCAGTACGTCCGCGAGCAGTATCCGGATGCGGATATCACGGTGTTTTACATCGACCTGCGCACCCCTGGCCGCTATGAGTCCTTTGCCGAAAAAGTCTTGGCGGATCCCAAGATCCACGCCATCAAAGGCAAGGTGGCGGCCGTGGCCCAGGATAAGGCAGGGGATGACGTCTGGGTGACGGTGGAAGATGCCGTGACCGGCGCCAAGTCGGTGGAGCGCTTTGATTTGGTGGTCTTGGCCACGGGCATGCAGCCGAGCCTTGCCGCCCAGAAACTGCCTCTGGACGTGACGGTGGACGAGGAAGGGTTCATTGTGAACGGTGAGGACCAAGGGATTTTCGTGGCTGGCTGCGCCAAACAGCCGTTGGATGTCATGAAGACGGCCCAGTCCGCCACGGCTGCAGCCATGAAGGCGATCCAGACGGTGAGAGGGAGGTAGACCATGGCTGAAAAAATTGGTGTATATTTTGATGAAGCCTCGCTGGGGGGAGCCCTGGATCTCGCCGCCCTCATGGATGGCGTGCGTGCCAAGTGGGGCGCCACCTGTCCTGTGGTGAAGTCGCACCCGCAGCTTGCCTCGGACGAAGGGCGGGCCATGATTCAGGCCGATATCGACGCCGGGACCGTGGACGGCGTGTGCATTTGTGGCTCTTCTCCGCGTGTGGATTGGGACATCTATCGCTTCCCTGGTGTGCTCGTGGAACGGGTGAACCTGCGGGAGCAATGCGTTTTGTGTTATCAGGACCCCAAAGGCCAGCCCGTGGTTCCGGGCGCCACTCCGGAACTCTTGCAGAAGATGGCCACCGACTATGTGAACATGGGCGTGGTCAAGCTCCAGAAGGCGACCCAGCCGGGAGGCGGCGAGATCGAAGCGGTGCGCCGCGTATTGGTCGTGGGCGGCGGCTTTGCCGGCCTGACGGCGGCCCTGGATGTGGCCTCGTTGGGCTATGAAGTGGTCCTGGTGGAAAAGAAGGACCACCTCGGCGGCGCGGCGGCGGAGATGTATAAGACCATCCCGCTGACCCCCCCGTACACGCAGGCACAGCCCACCGGGGTGGAGAAGAAGATCGCGGCAGTGCAGGCCAGTGAGAACATCACGGTACTGCTTGGTGCCCAGCTCAAGTCCTTGGCCGGTGCGCCGGGGCAGTACACGGCCACCATCGCCGTGGACGGCGCGGAGCGCACCGAAGAAGTCGGCGCAGTGGTGCTGGCCACGGGCTGGACGCCGCTGGATGCCAGCTACCTCAAGCCCTTGGGGTATGGTCGCCTCAAGAACGTGGTCACGGCCTGGGAATTCGAGGCCATGGCCAAGGCGGGCGCCATTGTGCGCAAGTCCGACGGCGCCAAGCCTCAAAAGGTGCTTTTCCTCTTGGGCTTTGGTGAGGCCCTGGCGCCGTTTGCGGAAAAAGAGCGCGCCGAAGCAGAGGCGGCGGCCAAGAAGGCTGAAAGCAAAGAAGAAAGTGACGCGCCCAAGACCAACTTCGTCAAGCAGCTCACCTACAAGCATTTGCCCTTTACCTCGGAGTTGACCTCGCTCACGGCCCTCAAGCAGGCCGGGTATGTGCGGGAGTTTTTGCCCGAGAGCATCGCCATGATCGTCTACGAGCACATGATGGTGCCGGGGGTGAACGAGCTGTACTACAAAGCCGCCCAGAATGATCCGGGTATCATGATGACCAAGGGCATCGTGCGCGAAGTGCGTGATGGCGGCGACGGCGATGTGGTGGTGGTCTTGGAGGACACCCTTTTGGGCGCCAAGGTGGAGATCGAGGCCGATCTGGTGGTGGTCCCCACAGGCATGGTGCCCACCACGGCCTTGGAGCCGGTGCTCAACCTCAAATACCGCCAGGGGCCGGCCTTCCCGGATCTGCAGCTCTTCAGCGGCTACGCCGACTCCAACTATATCTGCTTCCCGTACGAGACGCGGCGCACCGGCATCTATGCTGCCGGCGCGGTGCGGCAGCCCATGACCTTGGCCCTGACCGAGACCGATGCTGCCGGTGCGGCCCTCAAGGCGGTGCAGTGCCTGGAGTCCGCCAATCGCGGCATGGCGGTGCACCCGCGTTCGGGCGACCTGTCCTTCCCCAAGTTCAATCTGCTGCGTTGTACCCAGTGTAAGCGTTGCACTGAGGAATGTCCCTTCGGCGCCTTGGATGAGGACGAAAAGGGCAATCCCATGCCCAATACCTCCCGGTGTCGGCGCTGCGGCACCTGCATGGGCGCATGTCCCGAGCGCGTCATCTCCTTTGACAACTACAACATCGATCAGATCGGCTCCATGATCAAACAGGTGGATGTGCCGGACGACATCGAGACCGGCGGCCCGCGTTTCCTCATCCTGGCCTGCGAGAACGACGCCTACCCGGCCCTGGATATCGCTGCCCTGCAGGGGAAATCCTGGAGCCCGTACGTGCGCATCATCCCGGTGCGCTGCCTTGGCTCCGTGAACACCATCTGGATCGCGGACGCCATGTCCAAAGGCACCGACGGCTGCCTGCTTCTTGGTTGTAAGTACGGCGAGGACTACCAATGCCACTTCGTCAAGGGTTCGGAGTTGTGTAACCGCCGCATGGCCAACATCGGTGAGACCCTGGGCAAGTTGGGCATCGAGACCGAGCGCGTGCAGCAGCTTCAGGTGGCCATTGACGACTACGCCATCGTCCCCGAACTGATTGATAAGTTCGTGAGTGATATCATGAAGCTCGGTCCCAACCCGTTCAAGGGCTACTAGGAGGCTTGCATGTCCAAAACGGTACGCATCGAACCCAATGTGCAATTCGTCAAGGAATTGCAGGAGGTGGGAGGCGAGGACCTCAAGAAGTGCTACCAGTGCGCCACGTGCTCGGTAGCCTGCCCCATGTCTCCTGCGGATAACCCCTACCCGCGCAAAGAGATGATCTGGGCGCAGTGGGGGCTCAAAGACAAGCTCTTGAACGACATCGACATCTGGCTGTGCCACAATTGCGGCACCTGTTCGGATCTGTGTCCTCGCGGGGCCAAACCCGGTGACCTGCTCGCTGCCTTGCGCAACATGACCTACCGCAAGCTGGTGCCGCCGGCCATCATCGGGGAGTGGATGAGCTCGCCCAAGCATCTGCCGATCCTGGCAGGCATCCCGGCGGTCATCTTCGGCATCGTCTGGATGATCCGCGCCGCCATGGTGGGGAGCTTCTTCCCGGTGACGGAGGAAGGCAAGATCGTGTACGGGAACCTCTTCCCCGGCGATTTCACCATCGATCCCATCTTCGGCCTCACCGCCCTTTTTGTGCTCATCTGCTTTGCCGTGGGGGTCCGCAACCTTATCGAGGGGTTCAAGAGCACGGTGACGGACACCTTTGTCATCGGCTACAAAAAGCCCACCATCAAAGAGGCCATCATCGATGCCATCAAGTATGAGGTGCTCCAGCATACGCGCTTCAAAGATTGCATCGACGAGCCTGCGGATGAGGAGCGGGTCAAAGGCCATTTGCTCTTGTTCTACGGCTTTGTGGCCTGCTTCATCGTCACCTCCATCGTGGCCGTGGCCCATTGGGGCGGTAAGATCGTGCACTTCTTGGAGCCCATTGGGCACACCCCCATGCCTTTGTGGAGCCCGGTGAAGATCCTGGCCAATGTGGGGGCAGTGCTGCTTTTGACCGGTCTTACCTTGCTTACCCGCCGTCGCCTCAATCTCGAGCGTCGCAAGAGCCGCTCCAACTACTATGATTGGTATCTCTTGGGGGTGATCTGGGCGGTGACGCTGACAGGTATTGGCTCGGAGGTGTTCCGTCTGGCCGCCGTGGCCCCGCTTGCCTTCTTCACCTACTACCTGCATCTGGTGAGCATCTTCATGCTCATTGCCTATCTGCCGTGGTCCAAGCTGGGCCATTTGGTGTACCGGACCACCGCGCTCATCTATGCGCGGTACGTGGGCCGTCTGCCCATTGGCGAAAAACTCATCGAGGACGAGAAAGTCTTTGTCATTTAATCAAGAGGAGGACGCATCATGTCGGAAGCCCGGAAGATTTTTCCCATGGAGACCTTTGTGGCCTACATCAAAGGCGAGGCCAATGATCAGGTGAATGAAATGCTGAGCTACCTCGTGCAGCGGGAGCTCGCTGCCGAGTTCGCTCCCTTTGCCGCGGCTCTGGCCAAGGCGTGGATTTATGAGCAGCACCCGGAACTCACCAAGATGTCCAAGGGACAGATGGTGGAGCTGGGTCAGTCGGTGTCGGTGGCGCCCATGCCGGTGCGCGCCAAGGCTGAAGTGGACGCGGTGTTCGAGAAGCTGGAAGGCTTTGCCGCCAAGATTGCTGCTGCGGAGGCGAAAATTGCGGATCTGCAGTCCACGGTAGCTGCCAAGGACGCCGAGATCGCCAAGCTGCAGGCCAAGGTGAAGGAGTACGAAAGCGAGAAGAAGGGCGAGGCCGAGAAGCTGTTCGTCACTACCGAGGCGCGGGTTGCTGAGTTCACCGCCAAGCTGGAAGAGCTCCTCAAGCAGGTGGAAGAAGTGAAGAAGACCGGTGTGGTCGTGGCCGGCGTGGCTGGCGCGGCGGCTGCCGCGGCTCCGGCTGCAGGCGGCGAGGCCGCGGGTGCTCCGGCCCAGGCCGAGGCTGGTTCGGACTTCGGTTTCTCCGGCGGTGCTGCGGACCCCTTCTCCGACGCCAACTGGTAAAAAATGGGCTCCCTGCCAACGGGCGCGGGAGCCTTGGAAAAAAATCCGCACTCTTTTCCGAGGGTGCGGATTTTTTTTATCTCCTGTTTCGCCGAGCCAACAGCGCCACCGGCGCGAGGACAAAGGGCAGGGCGAGGTGGAGCCAGTCCAGAAGCATCGTGGTCGTCGGCGAGAAAAAGAACCCCGGGGTGTTCTTGGCTACCCGGGCGAGTCCCGTAGCCACGATGCCGAGCCAGAGGGCGGCCTTGAGCACGGTGGCCCGGCGGGGCCGCCATCCGCGGCGCCACGCCGCAAGGGCAAAGGTAGCCCGGTAGCTCAACCAGAAGAGCAGCAGTGCGGCGAGCGCGTAGTGCATGCGGTGGGTGGCGTAAAAGTCCGCAGTCCAGGCAAAGCCCGGCACGTCCGCCAGGTAGTAGCGTTTGAAAATGGGCATCTGGGCCAGCCCAGTAAACAGCAGACCGAAGACAACGGCCGCTGCCAAGCGCCGCTGCCACGCGGGCGGCGTAGACATGGCGGCTTGCGGCGCAGTCCCTGGGTTACTTGTCTTCATGAGAATCCTCCTTGGTGGCGCGCAGGATCTGCAGGGCGCCTGCGGCAATCCCGGCGAGGGGGGCGGCAAGGATGGCGCGTGTCAGGCGTTCTTCCTCATGGAACGGGTTGGGCACGGACTGCAGGTGGGGCCGTCCTGGTCCGGTGGCGATGGCGGCATTGAGTACATCAAAGGGCACTGGAGAGACATAGATGGTATTGGTGCCGCCGTTTTCGTGCTCGCCGTAGAGGAATCCATGCATGGACTCGGCCAGTTGGTGCGCTTTTTCCACAATGGCCTGTCGGGGACCGATGGTTTGCACGTCGTAGGGACAGGCTTCGATACAGGCCGGGAGCGCGCCTTCGGCAATGCGGTTCCAGCAGCGGTCGCATTTGTACATGACCCCGTTGCCGGCGTAGGCAGGAAGGATGTCGAGATAGAGCCCCACGCCGGTTTGGCGCTCGGGAATATGCCAGGGGCACACCGCTTTGCACTTGGCGCCGCCGAGGCAGATCTGGTCATTGATGCGCACAATGCCATTGGCCTGCTTGAAGGCCGCACCCCACGGGCACAGATTGGCGCAAGGGGGATTGGTACAGTGCAGGCACCTGCGGGGGATGTGGATTTCAAAGGGCTGATCGTTATAGGTTCCGGTGGCGGTTTGGATGAAAAGCCAATTGTACGGCGTGAGCCGGTCGTCCACCTGGCGCCGTTCGGACCAATCCGCCACCTGCACCCGGCCTTGGGGGTACATCTTGGGGAAGGGTTGGGTAGGGCGGGGATATTTGGCTTGGTTGGCCTCCCGGCAGGCCTCCACGCAGGAGCCGCATCCCACGCATCGAGAGAGGTCGAGCATGGTGGCGAGTTCTTCTCCGGCTGCTGCGGCCTCGCTGGTCCCAGGAAGCATCGAGAGCGCGGCGCTCGCCCCCAGCCACTGAAAAAATGTCCGTCGGGAAATGCCCATAGAGTCCTCCAGAAAAAAAATCAGGGCCACGGATAGCCATGGCCCTGGGGGTGTCAAGGATGCCTAGCGTCGGGCGGCCCGTTCCCAATCCGCGACTTCGTGTTCGTCCACCTCTTCCCAGCCGCTGATCATGGCCGCGATGTGGCTGGTGAGGGTGTGGCCGGTGGTGGTCATGTAGATGTGGATGATGACAAAGGAGAGGATGCCGAAGGCGCAGGCCAGGTGGATGAGGGCAATGGTTCGCAAGCCGAGGAAGGTGAGTCCCCACACGGCCCAGTCGTTATAGAGATAGTAGAGAAGGCCGGTGCCCATCTGCAGGGTGAGCAGCACTGCGGTGAGCGCCAGGTAGGTCAGCCGCTGCAACGGGTTGTGTTTGGCTTCTTTGGTCTTCTGCACAGGGTGGGGTTTTCCCTGGAAGATGCCGGAGGTGTAGTAGCGCACGACTTCCCAGAGCTTTTTGCTGGTAGGAATGTACTGCTTCCACTCTCCGGTGGTGAAGACCCAGAAGATGATGAAGGCAAAAAGCACCACCCAGCCAAATCCAAAGGCGTTGTGGATCCGTACCGCAGTATGGAAGCCGAGCAGGCTGTAGGTTCCATGGACTTCGAATCCGGTCAGGAGCAGGACGAAGATGATGATGGCCTGCAGCCAGTGCCAGAAGCGTTCGAAGCGTGTGTAGAGGTAGATTTTGGTTTTCGCCATGGGATCCTCCTAGCGCTTGAGAGAAGCGATGAAACGGCCAAGGCCGTGGAGCGCGACGCCGATCACCGAGATGATCACCAGTGCCCAACCGCCGGTATCCAATGCCTGCACCCGATCGCGGGCGGGCATGTACACCCCCTGGATATGGCGGAGGCGGCCTTGGGCGCTATGGCACTCGGTGCATGCAAGCACCTGCTCCTTGGGCGCGACCATGTGGGTGATGGGGAAGACGTATTCGGTATCCACGAAATCGAACTGTCCGCTGTAGGGGAGGCCGTTGTACTCCTGGCCAAGAGCGATGGCCTTGCCCCAGTCGAAGTCCGCCCAATACGCCCCGGAGCCTTTGGGGCCAAAGAGTTTGGGGATGACCATGGTTTTGTTGACCTTGTCATACGGACTCCGGCCGGTGTGGATTTTGAAGGGGAAGATGCGGGATTTCGGGTCATTGGGGCTGCCTTCAGGCCAGCTCAGGCGGACGGGCTTCGTGGGGTCGATGGGGTCCTTGGCTGTGGTGCCTTTGATGGAACCGTTGTACCAAGCGTAGTAAGGGGGAACGTTTTTGCGCCACACGAAGCTCCCTTTTTTGGGATCGTAGTCATCCTTGCCGAATGCATCCTTGTGGATGGGACGCTCCTTGTCGCCGGCCAGGGACCAATCCCAATGCATTTTGGTGGGAAGCGCCCGGGCAAAGGTGGGGATGTGGCAGCTTTGGCAGGCCACTTTGTCGGTGTGGTCGTTGGCCTTGGCATGGGCCTTGTGCGGCGTGTGTCCGTGGCAGGACTCGCAGCTGATCTTGGCGGCAAGGTCATCCTCGAGCAGACTTTTGCGCTCCGTAACGGCCGGGGTGGCATACACCCGGCCCGCGATGTGGTGGGCGCGGGTGGAATGACAGCGGCTGCAGGTAAAGTTTTGGCCATCGAGGCCCATGTGGACGTCAAGGGCCTTGTTGGGATTGGTCATGGAAGAATCGAGGTCGCCGTGCTTCACGCCGTCTCCGCCACCGCCGTAGAAGTGGCAAGCGCCACAATTGCGGCGGCTGGGTTTTCCCACAGACTGGGCCACTTTGGTGTAGTCCGGTGGCAGGATTTCCTTGCCCTCAAAGGGCGTGGGTTCGGTGGCGGGGTAGCCGCCTTTGGTGGGGAACTTGACGTAGGTCCCGGTCTGTTCGTGGCAGACGAGACAATCGATGGCCTCCACATTGGAGAAATCGAAGTTTTTGTTCATCCAGCCGTAACCGGCGTGGCAGGAGGTGCATCGCGGCTCGTTTGCACCCAAGGCGATGCAGAAGTTGTTGACGGTCAGGCGGCCTTTGCCCGTGATGCCGCGCGAATCGGCCGGATCGGCCCATGTCCAGTGGATCGTCTTGTGGAATTGGATCCCGGCCTGGTTGTGGCAGGAGAGGCAGGCGCGGGTGACCTCCTCGGGTTTGGTAAATGGCTGTTTGAGGATGGGGTGTTGGGAGTGGTCCGCGGTGATCCAGGCCTTGGGATCCTCTTTGGTGGCCTGGCGGGCCAGGATGCGGCCTGGTGCCTGTTCGTCAGCCTCCGCCCCCCAGGCAGAGGCGGTCCATGTCAGGACCAGAATCAGGACGAAGGGACGAAGCATCGCTACCTCCTTGCGTTGAATGGAACAGGATGATTGTTCCGTATTCTTCCTGTTCAGCAACGCAAGCGTTGGAGCGATTTGGTCCGTTTTAGGCGGTGCGGGAGATTTCGTGCATGCGGGCGATGATGGAGTGGATGCGTGCCGCCAGCTCTGCAAGGCTGGTGACTGCCTTGGCGGATTCTTCCATGGCGGTGGTGCTTTGCTGCGCCGAATCCGCAAGGCTGCGGCCGATGGTGTCGAGTCCCGCGCTGGCCTCGGCTTGCTGGGCGGCCGCCATGGCGATGTCGCCCAGATAATCAGCGATATTGGTGACTTGAGTGGTCAATTCGGCGAGCATGGTTTGGCTGTGGGCCACGAGCTCGGAGCCTTGGGTAATGGTGGTGGCGGCTTCGTCGGTGGCTTTTTGGTTGGCGAGCACCCCGTGCTGCACCGCCGCGATGGAACTGCGCACATCGTTGGTGGCCTGGACGGTTTTTTCCGCCAGCTTGCGCACCTCGTCCGCCACGACGGCAAAGCCTCGGCCGGCGTCTCCGGCGCGGGCGGCTTCGATGGCTGCGTTGAGCGCCAGCAGATTGGTTTGATCCGCGATGTCTTCGATGACTTGGATGATGGAGCCGATGGTCATGGCCTGCTGCGCCAGGGCGTGCATGCCCTGACGCAAGGCGTTTGCCTGGCCGAGGACGCCGTCCATGGCGTGTTGGGCTTCGTTCAGGGTCGCGGCACAGTCTCGAGCCTTGCGCTCGGTGGCGGCCCCCAGGTCTTGGGCCGTTCGGGTATTGGCGCCGATGGCCCGGGCCGAGCTCGCCAGTTGCTGCGTGGATGTCGCCATGGCCTCGCTGTGCTGCTGTTGGCTGCGGGCCACGGCCGAGGCCTCTTCGATCTGGGCGGAAAGCTCCTCGGCGGCCGAAGCCAGGGTGGCGCCCACCTCGGTGGAGGCTGCGATGAGCTCGGCAAGGGCGGCGTGCTGCTCACGCAAACGCTGCGAGGCCTTTTTGGCCTCGGTCATATCGAGATAGATGCACATGCCGCCGAGCAGGCGGCCGGCGCTGTCGTAAAGAGGATAGACATTGGCCAGCACATGGCGTTCGCTGCCCTTATGGCCGCGGATGGTGACCTCCAGGTTGCGGAAGACTTCTCCGGTGGCCATGGCCTTGCCCACGGCGGTGGAGCGGCTCGGGTCGTTGTAGAAGATCTCCGCGAGCGTTCGGCCCAGCTGGGCTTCGGGCGGAGTATCGATTTCGAGCATCTCCATGGTGGCGGCATTGGTGGCTACGGCCCGTTCTTTGGGGTCCACCAGAAGGAACGGCATGGGCAGGCCCTGGATGATCCCTTGGCGGAGTCCGGTCTCCATGCGCAAGCAGTTTTCCACCTGGCCCAAGGCGCTGGCCAGTTGCGGGGAAATCCGCAGCCCTTGAGGCATGGTGTGCTCGCGGACCAGAGCGTCCAGCGCCGCGGCAAGGGCACGGTGCCCTCGGCCCTCGGCCCACGCGGCTTCCAGGGCCATCAGCAGGGCCGCAAACATGCCGGCCAGGGTGAGTTGGGGGGTGGACCCGATTCCGGCTGCAAGCATGCTCGCGATGAGGACGGCGGTCATGCCAAGAAGACGTGCGCGCATCGTTTCCCTCCTTGATGACGAACCTTGCCTACCCTAAAGCGACGTGCCCGGGCAAGCTGAAGGGGCCTGCGGAAGGCGGAGCGATGTGTCTTCCGCCCGCGTGACCGCGAAGATGCGCAGCGCTTAGCGTGCGGCGTGACCGCCGCCGAGGTAGGCCTTTTGCACCTCTTCGTTGGCCAGGAGATTGGCCGCGGTATCCGAGAGGACCACGCGTCCCACTTCGAGGACGTAGCCGCGGTGGGCGAGCTTCAGCGCCGCGCGGGCGTTTTGTTCCACCAAGATGACGGTCACGCCGCTGCGGTTGATCTCCCGGATGGTGGCGAAGATGGACTGCACCAAAATGGGGGCCAGTCCGAGGCTTGGCTCATCCAAGAGCAGGAGCTTGGGTTCCGCCATGAGCGCCCGGCCGATGGCCAGCATTTGCTGCTCGCCGCCGGAGAGGGTCCCTGCCAATTGATGGCGGCGCTCCTCCAGGCGGGGAAAGAGCCGGTAGATCCACTCTTGGGTGGCGGCCACCCGCTTGGCGTCCGTGGCCGTGAAGGCCCCGAGCATCAGGTTCTCCTCCACCGAGAGGGTGGCGAACACGCGGCGGCCTTCCGGGCTTTGGGTGATGCCATGGCGCACGATGGCGTGGGCAGGCAGCAAGTGGAGCGGGATGTCCCGCAGCCAGATGTGGCCGTCGGCCACGGGGACCAGGCCGCAGATGGCGTTGAGGGTCGTGGTCTTTCCCGCGCCGTTGGCGCCGAGGATGGTGACGATTTCCCCCTCGTCCACGTGGAGGCTGATGCCGTGCAGGGCCTCCACGTTGCCGTAGCGCACGCGCAGGTTTTCAATTCGCAGCAGGGCCATCTTCATCGTCCTCCACGCCCAGATAGGCTTCGATCACGCGGGGATGGTTTTGGATCTCCGCCGGGGTGCCGGTGGCGATCTGCGCGCCGTGCTCCAAAACGATGAGCTTTTGGCATACCCGCATCACCAGGCTCATGTCGTGCTCGATGAGCAGGATGGTGATGCCGCGCGCCTGGATGGCATAGATGAGGCGCACCAGGTCTTGCGTCTCCTGGTCGTTCATACCGCCTGCAGGTTCATCGAGGATGATGAGCTGCGGGTCTGTGGCCAGGGCGCGGGCGATTTCCAGCAGGCGCTGGTTGCCGTAGGAGAGGTTGCCGGCCAGGTTGTCGTGTTCGTGGGCCAGGCCTACGAAGCGCAGCTCCTCCATGGCCCGGGCCAGGGCTTCGTCCTCCTCGCGACGTTGCGTCGGGGTGCGCAGCATGGCCCCGAAGACGCCGGCGCGCATGCGGCAATGGCGCCCGGCCAGGACGTTTTCGAGCACGCTCATGTTCTGGAAGAGCCGGATGGTCTGAAAGGTGCGGGCAATGCCGGCCTGGACGATGGCGTGGATCGGCTTGCCCACCAGCTCGTGGCCGCGGAAACGGACGGAGCCGGAGTCCGGAACGTAGTTGCCGGTGATGAGGTTGAAGACCGTGGTCTTGCCCGCGCCATTGGGCCCGATGAGCCCGACGATGGCCCCTTCGTCCACGTCGAAGGAGACGTCGCTCACCGCCATGAGCCCGCCAAAACTCTTGGTAAGGTTTTCGACCTGCAAAAGGCTCATGGATGTCCCTCCACCAGCGCGGCGGCTTTGGGGTAGCGCGGCGGCCGGGATGGCAGCAGGCCGCCGTTGCGGAAGATCATCATGGCCACCATGGCCGCCCCGAAGACCAACATACGGTACTGGGCAAAGTCGCGGAAGAGTTCGGGCAGGCCAACGAGCAAAAAGGCGCCGAGGAGCACCCCCAAGATATTTCCGGAACCACCGAGAATGACGATGGTAAAGAGGACGACAGATTCCCAGAACGTGAAGGATTCTGGAGAGATGATCGTCATTTTCGCGGCAAAGATGGTGCCGGTCATGCCCGCCCATACCGCGCCGATGACAAAGGCCGCCAGCTTGTAGCCTGCCACGTCGATGCCGCTGCCTGCAGCCGCGGTTTCATCTTCCTTGATGTAGCGCAGGGCCCTTCCGAAGCGGGAGAGCTCCAAGCGGCGGAAGAGAAAGACGCTGACGCCTGTCAGTATCCAGATGAGGTAGAAAAAATGCATGGGCTTGGAAAGTTTGAAACCCAAGAGCATGGGGCGGGCAATGCCGAAGATGCCGTTGGCCCCGCCGGTGATGCCAAAGACATTGTTGATGAGGGCAATGCGCACGATCTCCACCATGCCGATGGTGACGATGAGCAGATAGTCTCCCCGCAGGTGGATGATGGGCCGCGCCACCAGGGCGGCGAAGATGCCTGCCAGAAGCCCGGCCACCGGCATGGTCCAGAGCACCGGCACGCCGTACACCGTGTTGAGGATGGCGGTGGTGTAGGCGCCAACGGCATAGAAGGCGGCGTGCCCCATGTGGAAGAGCCCGGCCAGGCCCAAGATGACATTGAGGCTCAAGGCCAGGATGGCGTAGAGCCCGACGTTGTTGAGCACGTCGGTCCAGTAGGTGTCGAGAATCAGCGGGCATACGGCCAGCAGGGCGGCCACGGCCCACGGTACGATGCGGTTCATACTTTCTCCGCGACCCGTTCGCCCAGGATGCCTGTGGGGCGAACGATGAGAATGAGGATGAGC
It encodes the following:
- a CDS encoding FAD-dependent oxidoreductase encodes the protein MANTSILVIGGGFAGMTAALEAAELGHEVYLVEKSPYLGGRVMQLNKYFPKLCPPSCGLEIQYQRIKNNPLVKFFTLAEVVKVEGSKGNYTATVRVRPRHTAPNSVDLSAVAKGLSGEVVSEFEFGLARRKGLYLDVPFAFPQRYVVDKACLTDADKSALSACPHVNLTEEERLIPLQVGAIVVATGWQPYDVTRLTNLGAGTVKNCISNMQMERLASPYGPTQGKILRPSDGRAPKKVAFVQCAGSRDENHLSFCSYICCMASLKQAQYVREQYPDADITVFYIDLRTPGRYESFAEKVLADPKIHAIKGKVAAVAQDKAGDDVWVTVEDAVTGAKSVERFDLVVLATGMQPSLAAQKLPLDVTVDEEGFIVNGEDQGIFVAGCAKQPLDVMKTAQSATAAAMKAIQTVRGR
- a CDS encoding FAD-dependent oxidoreductase; amino-acid sequence: MAEKIGVYFDEASLGGALDLAALMDGVRAKWGATCPVVKSHPQLASDEGRAMIQADIDAGTVDGVCICGSSPRVDWDIYRFPGVLVERVNLREQCVLCYQDPKGQPVVPGATPELLQKMATDYVNMGVVKLQKATQPGGGEIEAVRRVLVVGGGFAGLTAALDVASLGYEVVLVEKKDHLGGAAAEMYKTIPLTPPYTQAQPTGVEKKIAAVQASENITVLLGAQLKSLAGAPGQYTATIAVDGAERTEEVGAVVLATGWTPLDASYLKPLGYGRLKNVVTAWEFEAMAKAGAIVRKSDGAKPQKVLFLLGFGEALAPFAEKERAEAEAAAKKAESKEESDAPKTNFVKQLTYKHLPFTSELTSLTALKQAGYVREFLPESIAMIVYEHMMVPGVNELYYKAAQNDPGIMMTKGIVREVRDGGDGDVVVVLEDTLLGAKVEIEADLVVVPTGMVPTTALEPVLNLKYRQGPAFPDLQLFSGYADSNYICFPYETRRTGIYAAGAVRQPMTLALTETDAAGAALKAVQCLESANRGMAVHPRSGDLSFPKFNLLRCTQCKRCTEECPFGALDEDEKGNPMPNTSRCRRCGTCMGACPERVISFDNYNIDQIGSMIKQVDVPDDIETGGPRFLILACENDAYPALDIAALQGKSWSPYVRIIPVRCLGSVNTIWIADAMSKGTDGCLLLGCKYGEDYQCHFVKGSELCNRRMANIGETLGKLGIETERVQQLQVAIDDYAIVPELIDKFVSDIMKLGPNPFKGY
- the qmoC gene encoding quinone-interacting membrane-bound oxidoreductase complex subunit QmoC: MSKTVRIEPNVQFVKELQEVGGEDLKKCYQCATCSVACPMSPADNPYPRKEMIWAQWGLKDKLLNDIDIWLCHNCGTCSDLCPRGAKPGDLLAALRNMTYRKLVPPAIIGEWMSSPKHLPILAGIPAVIFGIVWMIRAAMVGSFFPVTEEGKIVYGNLFPGDFTIDPIFGLTALFVLICFAVGVRNLIEGFKSTVTDTFVIGYKKPTIKEAIIDAIKYEVLQHTRFKDCIDEPADEERVKGHLLLFYGFVACFIVTSIVAVAHWGGKIVHFLEPIGHTPMPLWSPVKILANVGAVLLLTGLTLLTRRRLNLERRKSRSNYYDWYLLGVIWAVTLTGIGSEVFRLAAVAPLAFFTYYLHLVSIFMLIAYLPWSKLGHLVYRTTALIYARYVGRLPIGEKLIEDEKVFVI
- a CDS encoding FeS-binding protein gives rise to the protein MKTSNPGTAPQAAMSTPPAWQRRLAAAVVFGLLFTGLAQMPIFKRYYLADVPGFAWTADFYATHRMHYALAALLLFWLSYRATFALAAWRRGWRPRRATVLKAALWLGIVATGLARVAKNTPGFFFSPTTTMLLDWLHLALPFVLAPVALLARRNRR
- a CDS encoding 4Fe-4S dicluster domain-containing protein; the protein is MGISRRTFFQWLGASAALSMLPGTSEAAAAGEELATMLDLSRCVGCGSCVEACREANQAKYPRPTQPFPKMYPQGRVQVADWSERRQVDDRLTPYNWLFIQTATGTYNDQPFEIHIPRRCLHCTNPPCANLCPWGAAFKQANGIVRINDQICLGGAKCKAVCPWHIPERQTGVGLYLDILPAYAGNGVMYKCDRCWNRIAEGALPACIEACPYDVQTIGPRQAIVEKAHQLAESMHGFLYGEHENGGTNTIYVSPVPFDVLNAAIATGPGRPHLQSVPNPFHEEERLTRAILAAPLAGIAAGALQILRATKEDSHEDK
- a CDS encoding cytochrome b/b6 domain-containing protein — protein: MAKTKIYLYTRFERFWHWLQAIIIFVLLLTGFEVHGTYSLLGFHTAVRIHNAFGFGWVVLFAFIIFWVFTTGEWKQYIPTSKKLWEVVRYYTSGIFQGKPHPVQKTKEAKHNPLQRLTYLALTAVLLTLQMGTGLLYYLYNDWAVWGLTFLGLRTIALIHLACAFGILSFVIIHIYMTTTGHTLTSHIAAMISGWEEVDEHEVADWERAARR